In Serratia marcescens subsp. marcescens ATCC 13880, a single genomic region encodes these proteins:
- a CDS encoding VOC family protein: MGIKRLNHAVLYVSDVRQSADFYHQVLGFKLKPSDSPDRAVFTQAADSDNDHDLALFSKNLGQQRAGVFRANNEPPAEHEPPAGLYHLAWEVDSLEELERIRHQLAERGILGLEEDHGVHKSIYGHDPDGLLFEVTWFIPPALLTEEDKNRQGIRPLDFAAEKRRFAGL, from the coding sequence ATGGGCATCAAACGTCTCAATCACGCCGTGCTGTATGTCAGCGACGTGCGGCAGAGCGCCGACTTTTATCATCAGGTCTTGGGCTTCAAGCTGAAGCCGTCCGACAGCCCCGACCGGGCGGTATTTACCCAGGCCGCCGATTCGGACAACGATCACGATTTGGCGCTGTTCAGCAAGAATCTGGGCCAGCAGCGCGCCGGGGTGTTTCGCGCCAACAACGAGCCGCCGGCAGAGCATGAGCCACCGGCCGGGCTGTACCATCTGGCCTGGGAAGTGGACAGTCTGGAAGAGCTGGAGCGCATTCGTCACCAGCTGGCCGAACGCGGCATTCTCGGGCTGGAAGAGGATCACGGCGTACACAAAAGCATTTATGGCCACGATCCGGACGGACTGCTGTTCGAGGTGACCTGGTTTATTCCGCCGGCGCTGCTGACCGAAGAGGATAAAAACCGGCAGGGAATTCGCCCGCTGGATTTCGCCGCCGAGAAGCGGCGTTTCGCCGGCCTGTAA